A single genomic interval of Lathyrus oleraceus cultivar Zhongwan6 chromosome 7, CAAS_Psat_ZW6_1.0, whole genome shotgun sequence harbors:
- the LOC127107126 gene encoding uncharacterized protein LOC127107126, whose translation MDPPNADILELKEMVRDLFNVVQGLALGQKAMAERLEKIEKWLREEKVQGEGPSPEANNPSGTVVKEPSGGGLLKKEVESSGVPAKKERGKDRYHPYAATVTTPVGNPLVPQQQPPPQQKAPRTKSQVKKKKEDRQFEEPPVTYTLLFRRLRDLGLVRTRILIPIERQRRPAHYDENARCEFHSEAPGHNIEGCRAFKHVVQDMVDSKTISLAQIMNGEANPVPRRGPVKMKMVKKVKRGMGVTEEDQLKGLMPAVPKPLMQDGVLPVVDICCAAATTEGLMRDTTQKMVEMDSEKFETPSQAIETVKVENAVVTEKEKKSSISSYKQALEVVKNQEAQGWGRIIDIVVKADMFGIGYPDQESSRPNRGRRPPYIFVSAGMLDSDHACSVSEETDRDRELELWIKSCVPGNWKASKITTVTHPEV comes from the coding sequence atggatcctcccaacgccgacatccttgaactgaaagagatggtgagggatttgttcaatgttgtgcaagggcttgccttggggcagaaagccatggctgagagattggaaaagattgagaagtggctgaGGGAGGAGAAAGTTCAGGGAGAGGGTCCGTCACCCGAAGCAAACAATCCCTCTGGCACAGTAGTAAAGGAACCCTCTGGCGGTGGTCTGCTCAaaaaggaggttgagtcaagtggtgtACCAGCAAAGAAggaacgcggtaaggatcgttatcacccttatgctgccactgtaaccactcctgttggtaatccacttgtaccacagcaacaaccaccacctcaacagaaggcaccgagaactaagagccaagtgaagaagaaaaaggaggatcgtcagtttgaggagccgcctgtgacctacacccttctgttcaggagattgagggatttggggttagtccgaacaaggatattgattcccatagaacggcagcggaggcctgcacactatgatgagaatgccaggtgcgagttccattctgaggcacccggacacaatattgagggttgtagggctttcaagcatgtcgtccaagacatggtggattccaagaccatcagcttggcacagataatgaatgggGAGGCCAACCCTGTACCCAGACGGGGTcctgtaaagatgaagatggtgaaaaaggtcaagagaggaatgggggtgactgaggaagatcagttaaAGGGTCTGATGCCTGCggtcccaaaacctctgatgCAGGATGGAGTTCTCCCTGTTGTTGATATTTGTTGTGCGGCTGCCACCACAGAGGGATTGATGagagacacgacccagaagatggtggaaatggacagtgaaaaatttgaaacacccagtcaagcaatcgaaaccgtcaaggtggagaatgctgttgttactgagaaggagaagaagtcgtccatttcttcttataaacaagcttTGGAGGTAgtgaagaaccaagaggcccaaggctggggcaggatcattgacatagtggtaaaggcagacatgttcgggattggttatccagatcaagagtcgtctagaccaaacagaggacgtcgtccgccgtacatctttgtcagtgcaggaatgctggattctgatcatgcttgttcagtgagtgaagagaccgaccgtgaccgcgagctcgagttatggataaagtcgtgcgtaccaggcaactggaaggcctccaaaatcaccactgtcactcatcctgagGTGTAG